The following is a genomic window from Dryobates pubescens isolate bDryPub1 unplaced genomic scaffold, bDryPub1.pri scaffold_144_arrow_ctg1, whole genome shotgun sequence.
GGGGCACCTTGCTGAGGACGAGGTGTGAGACGGAGGCGTTGGCGTCAATGATGATGGTGGTGACCTTGTCGTCGCGGATCTCcttcagcaggggggttgggtcCTGGGCCTCGTCCAGCACCCGCACCGAGAGCGTCTCCCGCGAGATCAGGAACCTCCTCACCAGCTCCTCCAGGCGCAGCAGGCCTGCAGCCACCTCCCATGGGCCTCCAACCCAGCCCTCGCCCCTCCATGGGCCTCCAACCCAGCCCTCGcccctccaacccagccctcgcccctccagctcagccctcgcccctccagcccagccctcgcccctccagcccagccctcgcccctcccacccagccctcGCCACTCCCATGGGCCTCCAacccagcccttgcccctcCGACCCAGCCCTCGCccctcccacccagccctcgcccctccagcccagccctcgcccctcccacccagccctcGCCACTCCCATGGGCCTCCAACCCAGCCCTCGCCCCTCCGACCCAGCCCTCGCccctcccacccagccctcgcccctccagcccagccctcgcccctcccacccagccctcGCCACTCCCATGGGCCTCCAacccagcccttgcccctcCGACCCAGCCCTCGCCCATCCCACCCAGCCCTcgcccctccagcccagccctcacccctcccacccagccctcgcacctcccacccagccctcgcccctccagctcagccctcgcccctccagcccagccctcacccctccgacccagccctcacctctccagcccagccctcacccctccagctcagccctcgcccctccagcccagccctcacccctCCGACCCAGCCCTCgcctctccagcccagccctcgcccctcccacccagccctcacccctccagctcagccctcgcccctcccacccagcccttgcccctcccacccagccctcgcccctccagcccagccctcacccctcccacccagccctcacccctccagctcagccctcacccctcccacccagcccttgcccctcccacccagccctcgcccctccagcccagccctcgcCCCTCCGACCCAGCCCTCGCCCCTCCGACCCAGCCCTCGCCCCTCCGacccagcccttgcccctcccacccagccctcacccctccagctcagccctcgcccctccagcccagccctcacccctccgacccagccctcacctctccagcccagccctcacccctccagctcagccctcgcccctccagcccagccctcgcCCCTCCGACCCAGCCCTCGCccctcccacccagccctcGCCCCTCCGacccagcccttgcccctcccacccagccctcgcccctcccacccagccctcacccctccagcccagccctcgcCCCTCTCGCCCAGCCCTCGCccctcccacccagccctcacccctccagcccagccctcgcCCCTCTCGCCCAGCCCTCGCCCCTCCGACCCAGCCCTcgcccctccagcccagcccttgcccctcccacccagccctcgcccctcccacccagccctcgcccctccagctcagccctcgcccctcccacccagccctcgcccctccagctcagccctcgCCCCTCCGGCCCAGCCCTcgcccctccagcccagccctcacccctcccacccagccctcgcccctccagctcagccctcgCCCCTCCGGCCCAGCCCTCgcccctccagctcagccctcgcccctcccacccagccctcgcccctccagctcagccctcgcccctcccacccagccctcgcccctccagctcagccctcgcccctcccacccagccctcgcccctccagctcagccctcgCCCCTCCGACCCAGCCCTCGCCCCTCCGGCCCAGCCCttgcccctccagcccagccctcgcccctcccacccagccctcaCCCCTCCCGCCCAGCCCTcgcccctccagcccagcccttgcccctcccacccagccctcGCCCTTCCGGCCCAGCCCtcacccctccagcccagccctcgcccctccagcccagccctcacccctccagcccagccctcgcccctccagcccagccctcacccctccggcccagccctcacccctcccacccagccctcGCCCCTCCCGCCCAGCCCTcgcccctccagcccagcccttggcctctcccccaccccctggaCCCCCCAGCCACCTCTATccccccttccaacccctttactgatgcccccagctccctccctgacccctgagaccttccagcccctccccgtccctctgccccccaagCCCCTTGCTCCCCAtgttgccccccaccccccgcccttTCCTTGGGTGCCCCCCcagaccctccccaccccctcagtGCCCCCCTAGCCCCCTCCCcatgcctccctccccccccccgcggcGCCCCTCCCCCTACACTCGGCCTTGGCGCAGATGAGGGAGGCCGGGGGGTAGCGGAAGCTGCGCAGGACGtggcccagggccaggctcaggTCCTCGTTGCTGGGGTAGAGGCTGACGGCGGCGAAGCGAAGGAACTGCAGCCTGGGGGTCTCCTCCGGCCCCACCTTGATgtgagggatctgggggggggggggaggggcaccCACggtgagggggggaggggagggcgggGCTGGGAGGCGGCCGGGGGCAGAGGGaatggagggggctggaggagctgggggggcaccCAAGGAAAGGAGGGTCAGGGGttgggggcacccagggggagcaggggggttgggggcagagggaatgggaggggctggagggtctcagggggacagggagggggctggggggcactgggagggggctaGGGGGGCactgagggggtggggagggtctgGGGGGGCACCCAAGGAAAGGAGGGTCAGGGGTTGGGGGCCATGGGAGGcttgggggggcagagggaatgggaggggctggagggtctcagggggacagggagagggCTAGGGGGCAGTGGGAgggctctggggggcactgaggaggtgaggagggtctgggggggcagggggcacccaggaggggcagggggcagagggaatGAGGGGCACTGAGGGGGGCTCAAAGgggggccagggagggggctgggggtcccgGGGtggagctgagggacctgggatgcATTCGGGGGGGGCCCAAGGTGGATTCTGGGGGGGTCCCGGGGTGGATTCTGGGGGGGTCATGGAATGGATTCTGGGGGGGTCCCAGGGTGGATTCGGGGGGGGTCCCGGGATGGATTCTGGGGGGGTCCCAGGCTGGATTCTGGGGGGGTCCCAGGATGGATTCTGGGGGGGTCCCGGGGTGGATTGTGGGGGGGTCCCAGGATGGATTCTGGGGGGGTCCCAGGGTGGATTCTGGGGGGGTCCCGGGATGGATTCTGGGGGGGTCCTGGAATGGATTCTGGGGGGGGTCCCGGGATGGATTCTGGGGGGGTCCCGGGATGGATTCTGTGGGGTCCCGGGATGGATTCTGGGGGGTCCCAGGGTGGATTCTGGGGGGGTCCCGGGGTGGATTCTGGGGGGGTCCTGGATGGATTCTGGGGGGGTCCCAGGGTGGATTCTGGGGGGGTCCCGGGGTGGATTCTGGGGGGGTCCTGGATGGATTCTGGGGGGGTCCCAGGGTGGATTGTGGGGGGTCCCAGGGTGGAttctgggggggtcctgggATGGATACTGGGGGGGTCCTGGAATGGATTCTGGGGGGTCCCAGGGTGGATTGTGGGGGGTCCCAGGGTGGATTCGGGGGGGGTCCCGGGATGGATTCTGGGGGGGTCCCAGGCTGGATTCTGGGGGGGTCCCAGGATGGATTCTGGGGGGGTCCCGGGGTGGATTCTGGGGTTCCCAGGATGGAttctgggggggtcctggggtggattCTGGGGGGGGTCCCGGGATGGATTCTGGGGGGGTCCTGGAATGGATTCTGGGGGGGGTCCCGGGAAGGATTCTGGGGGGGTCCCGGGATGGATTCTGTGGGGTCCCGGGATGGATTCTGGGGGTGTCCCGGGATGGATTCTGTGGGGTCCCGGGATGGATTCTGGGGGGTCCCAGGGTGGATTCTGGGGGGGTCCCGGGGTGGATTCTGGGGGGGTCCTGGATGGATTCTGGGGGGGTCCCAGGGTGGATTCTGGGGGGGTCCCGGGGTGGATTCTGGGGGGGTCCTGGATGGATTCTGGGGGGGTCCCAGGGTGGATTGTGGGGGGTCCCAGGGTGGAttctgggggggtcctgggATGGATACTGGGGGGGTCCTGGAATGGATTCTGGGGGGTCCCAGGGTGGATTCTGGGGGGTCCCGGGGTGGATTCTGGGGTTCCCAGGATGGATTCTGGGGGGGTCCCGGGGTGGATTTCGATGGTcccggggggggctgggggcgccgaggggaggggtttgggggtgtcagcAGTGGGAGGGGGTCCCGCGGCGGGGGGGGGTCCCGCAGCCCCTCCCCCTGACCTCCTTCTCGCCGCAGATGTGGCTGACGGTGGCGGCGGCCGCGGGGCTGGCGGCAGGGCCCAGCACCGACACCACTCCCTTGGGCAGGATCTGGCACACTGCGGGCACGGCCGGGCGCTGGCACCCCCGCCTGGCACCAGGGGGAGCCCTCCCCACGGGCCCCCCGCCCCACAGCCCCTCACCAGTGCCCCCGGCCCAGTgcccaccccagtgccctccagccacagcccagtgcccatccccagagcccccagcccagtgcccccagtgcccaccccaatgcccctcagccccagcccagtgccCATTCCCCATGCCCCATGCCCCAGCCCAGTGCccaccccagtgccccccagcttcATCCCAGTGCCCaaccccagagcccccagcccagtgcccccagtgcccaccccaatgcccctcagccccagcccagtgccccccccagtgccccccagtcccatctcagtgcccccagtgcccccagcctcatcccagtgccccccccagtgccccccagtcccatctcagtgcccccagtgcccccagccccgtcCCACTGTCCAACCCCAgcgctcccagccccagcccagtgcccccaccccagagcccccagccccatcccagtgcctccagtgccccccagccccatcccactgtccaaccccagagcccccagcccagtgccCATTCCccatgcccccagccccagcccagtgcccaccccagtgccccccagcttcATCCCAGTGCCCaaccccagagcccccagcccagtgcccccagtgcccacccCAATGCCCCTCAGccccatcccagtgcccaccccagagcccccagccccagcccagtgcccccagccccatcccactgtccaaccccagtgcccccagcccagtgcccaccctggtgcccccagccccagcccagtgcccccaccctggtgcccccagccccagcccagtgcccccaccccagagcccccagccccatcccagccccatcccagctcccaccccagtgcccaccccggtgcccccagccccatcccactgtccaaccccagtgcccccagcccagtgcccaccccggtgcccccagccccagcccagtgcccccaccccagagcccccagccccagcccagtgcccccagccccatcccactgtccaaccccagtgcccccaccccagagcccccagacccatcccagccccatcccagcgcccaccccagagcccccagccccaccccagtgcccccagcgcCCACCCCggcgcccccagccccatcccagcgcccaccccagagcccccagccccatcccagtgccccgggcgctccccccccccggcgcccccagccccatcccagcgcccaccccagtgcccccagccccatcccagtgccccgggcgctcccccccccccggcgcCCCCCCAGCGGCTCACTGGTGTCGGTGGTCTCGTACTGgctgtccccctgcagctcGAAGATCTCCACCTCCAGCCGTGCCCGGGGGGGGgtccccaggatgccattgaggCGCTCCCGGGCCAGCGCCAGCGCCAGCCGCTCCCCCCGCCCGCAGCCCGACCGCTCGTCCAGGATGGCCGctgcggggagggggaggtgggcaCCGGCAGCGCgacccccgccgccccccgacCCGCTACAGCGACCCCTAGCGAGCCCGAGAGATCCCTACGGAGCCCCACGGAGCCCTAAGGAGTCCTAGGGACCCCCCCACCGGGACCTCCACGGAGCCCTATGGACCCCCGCGACCCCCCAgccgcccccccgccccgcatGGAGCCCATGCCCCCTGTGCCTTCCTAGTGCCCCCCTAGtgccccccttgccccccatgCCCCTTGTGCTCCCCATGCCCCCCATGTCCCTTGTGCCCCCACGCCCCTTGtgccccccttgccccccatgCCCCTTGTGCCCCCCATGCCCCTTGTGCCCTCCATGCCCCTTGtgccccccttgccccccatgCCCCTTGTGCCCCCATGCCCCTTGTGTCCCCCTTGCCCCTCACGCCCCTTGTGCCCCCCATACCCCCCATGCCCCTTGTGCCCCCCATACCCCCCATGCCCCTTGTGCCCCCCTTGTCCCCCACGCCCCTTGTGCCCCCCATACCCCCCATGCCCCTCGtgccccccttgccccccatgCCCCTTGTGCCCCCATGCCCCTCgtgccccccatgccccccatGCCCCTTGTGCTCCCCATGCCCCCTGTGCCTCCATGCCCCTTGTGCCCCCTTGTGCCCTCATGACCCTTGTGCCCCCATGCCCCTTGTGCTCCCCATGCCCCCCATGCCCCTtgtgccccccatgccccccatGCCCCTTGTGCCCCCACGCCCCTTGTGCTCCCCATGCCCCCCATGCCCCTTGTGCCCCCCTTGTGCCCCCATGCCCCTtgtgccccccatgccccccatGCCCCTTGTGCCCCCACGCCCCTTGtgccccccttgccccccatgTCCCTTGtgccccccttgccccccatgccccttgtgccccccatgcccctcgtgacccccttgccccccatgccccttgtcccccccttgccccccatgCCCCTTGTGCCCATCATGCCCCTTGtgccccccttgccccccatgccccccatgccccttgtgccccccatgccccccatGCCCCTTGTCCCCCCCTTACCCCCATGCCCCCCATGCCCCTtgtgccccccatgccccccatGCCCCTTGTCCCCCCCTTACCCCCATGCCCCCCATGCCCCTTGTGCCCCCCATACCCCCCATGCCCCCCATGCCCCTTGTGCCCATCATGCCCCTTGTGCCCCCATGCCCCTTGTGCTCCCCATGCCCTccatgccctccctgccccccctcgGCCCCCATCCCCCCATTGCACCCCCCTCCTCCCAATTTCCCTCATCCCCCCCcgtccctctccccctccctcctgcctgtccctccccctcccctgcgcTCACCCATGCGGAGCGGCGCCGGCGCCGGCTGCCcgcggggggggagggcagccagcagcagcagcagcaccgcgGGGGTCGCTGGCATCGTCCCCAGCTCCTCATGGAGGTGGTGGCGGCCGCGGCCACGCTCGCCGCCTgcggggacccccccccccccgccacggcctgagacccccccccacccGAGAGCCAAACCACCCCGCGCCCAAACCCACCCGCGGAGACCCTCCCAGGGCCGCCCAGAGCCACTGGGAGCCCTCCTGAGCTCCCCAGGACCCCCCACCTGGGACCCCCACCTGAGACCCCCCCACACTCGAGACCCACACCCACGGACCCCtgaccctccccccccagacACCCCCCCCCAGAGACCCTCCCGGGGCCATTGACCCACGAAGAGCCACCCAGACCCCCCCCACTAGGGACCCCCAGCCGGGACCCTCacctgagacccccccccacccGAGACCCCACACCCACGGACCTCCACCCACTCACAGAGACCCTCCCAGGGCCGcccagagcccccccccccccgagccacTGGGACCCCTCCTGAACCCCCAGAACCCCCACCTGAGAACCCCCCACTCGAGACCCACACCCACGGACCCCTGACCCCCCCCCAGACACCCCCCCCAGAGACCCTCCAAGAACCACTGGGTCCCTTCCTGAGCCACGAGGAGCCACCCAGACCCCACCCCCACTAGGGATCCCCACCCGGGACCCTCACCCACGGAGCTTctctcccccccaacccccacccagagACCCTCCCAGGGCCACACAGagcccccccaggacccccaccTGGGACCCCCACCTGGGAAGCCCCCACTCGAGACCCACACCCACGGACCCCTGACCCCCCCCcagacaccccctcccccagagACCCTTCCGTGGCCATTGACCCACGAAGAGCCACCCAGACCCCCCCCCACTAGGGACCCCCAGCCGGGACCCTCACCTGAGACCCCCCCTCCCACCCGAGACCTCACACCCACGGACCTCCACCCACTCACAGAGACCCTCCCA
Proteins encoded in this region:
- the LOC128899689 gene encoding glutamate receptor ionotropic, kainate 5-like, with the translated sequence MPATPAVLLLLLAALPPRGQPAPAPLRMAAILDERSGCGRGERLALALARERLNGILGTPPRARLEVEIFELQGDSQYETTDTMCQILPKGVVSVLGPAASPAAAATVSHICGEKEIPHIKVGPEETPRLQFLRFAAVSLYPSNEDLSLALGHVLRSFRYPPASLICAKAECLLRLEELVRRFLISRETLSVRVLDEAQDPTPLLKEIRDDKVTTIIIDANASVSHLVLSKASELGMTSAFYKYILTTMDFPLLRLDALAEAPSTVLGFSMFNTSHPFYLEFVRSLNMSWRENCDLSPYPGPALSAALLFDAVHVVVGAVRELNRSQEIGGRPLACASPSIWPHGTSLMNYLRMVEYDGLTGRVEFNSKGQRTNYTLHVLEKGRHGHREVGVWYS